The genome window ACACTGGCGGAATGTCGCCCGACGTTTCGGCTGCCTTGGCTTCCGTCTTCGCGGCCTGGACAGGTCGCTTGGCCATCTCCTCCACCTCCGCCTGCGTCATTATCTTGACAGAGGGCCCATCGGGTCGAGACCAAGTGGTTTCCCTAGTTACCGCATGGTAATAATAGGAGCgaccatcctccgctttggtttcCACCCAGATTTCCGGAGGTCCTGTGACTCCATTTGCGGAAGGAGcttgttgctgcggctgctgcgactgctgtggctgttgttgttgctgctgttgttgttgctgtagcGCCTGCTGCTGGGCTGTGTGCTCCCCGATGGGACGACCACTAAACGCATTGAAGGGCTTGCTCCTGTAATTGGGTCAAGGTAAAACAACTTTATAGCATTAAAACACCAGATTTTCCATGACAACGCACCTATGGGCCTCGTTGGGTTTTTCCTTGAGTATAGCAACGCCATTATTTGGGGTCTCCTGGCTGGTGCTACCACTACCACTGCCGTTTCCATTGAGACCCACTTCTGGCGGAGATTCCCTCGCCTCCGTCTTGCTAATTGGCGAACTGGCGCCATCGCTATCCATGCTCTCCTCTAAGCTCGCATCCATGGCACACAGATTTAACTGTACGCAATCTCTCACTTTTCGTTTACAAAATCCCTGAAAATTTTCTACACTTTTCTGCCGCTAGAGATGTGAATACAACCCAGTTTACTCGATTTATCGAGTTATCGACTAAAAAAAGCTAGGTGGCAGCACACGAAGGTCGTTGCCAGTCCGCTGTGACTCTGAACTGTATATTAAAGGGCGTTTTTTTATCACGTTGACAAAGAGTTTCATTTTGTTACATCTGATAGATAATATTTTTAGAGTCTGTTTTATTATTAGCTCAGCATGACCCGATCGCGTCAAGAGTTCAAATCGAAGTGTTTCGGTACTATCTGTAATCCGTTAACGAGAACACTCGTTGCTTATAACTTCTCTCGCCCTTGCGAATCTAAGCCTCACTCGCCGATTACGCTTCTCTTTTTAGACCTGGCAAAATACTCACGCTTTTTCGTTACCAGCCAGGAATCACTGAACCGCGTAACTCAGCGATTCAACTACCAAATAATTAATCGGTCTtcaaaaaaataatgttttttttttttcatacctttttttttaaaaatgaaacgatgcatatatttataggaataaatgtaaataaataagtttaaGTTTTGTGTTGCATATTTTTTAAGTATGGGTTGGGAATAAAAAAAGTACATACTTGTAGCTGttgtaattattattatagaataCGTGTGCGAAATGCATGAAATGAAATCGATAATGGCAAGCAAATTATCGATGCTGCAAACTATCTGGAAACATCGATAGCACAAATAGCCGCCGCCTTATGTTCCAGCCCCATAGTAAACACGTGCAGTTGTGTTTTGTTGAAATGGGAAAAGTTCGGAAAGTAAAAACGCGGACGCCATCCGGCGTGGACACCTCGGCGGAAATCGATGTGCAATCAGCGGGCGAAGCGGAGGGCTGCGGACCCATCGAGGCGATTTGCGTGCACCTGCAGCAGGCCAACGTGGAGGAGAAGCTGAACGGACTGCACTCATTCGCTGTGCTGGCGCTGCGAAAGGAGAAGGTTCCCGAAATACGCGACAGCGAGTTGGTCCGCATTGCGGCCCCCCTGCTGTGCGATAAGGAGAGCGCCATCCGGAATGCGACGGCCGGCGCCTTTCGGAATTTGTCGGTGTTTGGCACGGAGGTGTGCGACTTCCTCGTTGAGAACGACGTACTTACCGCCCTGCTGACCCTGGTCCGTAGCTATGATCTGAATAAAAGTGGATTCGAGAACGAGTTGCATGCGGACACCTTCCAGCAAGCAATCCATCTGCTACGAAATCTGTGCGAGAGCTCGCCCACCGCCACAGAAGCACTAAATCAGGCCAACTTCCTTTCCAGCCTGCTGCTGGGCTTCGACTACAGAAAGTTCGGACTCGAAGTTGCCATTTCAGTGGCCCAACTCGTACTGGTGGTGTCTGAGAACAACTCCAGCTCGTGGAACGTCCTGGCCAGCAGTACAATACTACCTGAGCTTCTTGCGGCTCCCACAGAAAGTCACGCGCAGTTATACCTGAGCGCCTTAGCTGCCGGTATCCTGTGCAATGTACCCGCCTGCGCTGCCGCCCACACTCGGGAAATCCTGAACAGTCTAGACAAACTACTCTCCATAGATCCACAGGCCCAGCTGCAAAGCTGCAAAAACGAAATTCTAAATGCAAAGTCGAAGAACGAGGCCCCCGTGCTGGAAATCTCTATGGAGACAGAGGAGATGACGGAAACACAGAGTGCCAATCAGTCGAAACCGAACCAATGCGATGCCGAGGTAGCACTCAAGAACCTGGAGCACTTGCTAGATGCCCAGCGCCTGGTGGCGGAGATTATAACCAACCTGGGCTCCAGCGATGAACAGAGCAACTGGGACACGGATAGCGAGCATTCAGAGTCTGAGAGCGTGGCCGATTACGAAATGGAGGACGAGACAGCTGACAGTGGATCGGGGGGACTGCCCCCCAACTTCCTGGAGACCatcaaacaaaacaaagtaATCGAGAAACTGTGGCAAAAGGCTCAACCACTGCAACCTGCTGTGGAAAATCTGGTGTCTCAGCAAGAGAATATCAAGGAGAAAGTGGCAAAATTAAGAGTATCGTACTTGATTTGCCTCCAGAACCTATGCAATGTGCTGCCCGCTGAAGATTTGGGCGGCTGCAGCAACCTCTATAACATGTGGATGATCTTGGGTCAACAAGCCTTCAGGGGAAGCGAAGATGTATCCGTCATGGAGGCCATTACGTCACTAATGCGCTCCTCGCTGAGTTTGCTCAAGTCTCGCAAGGATCTTTTCGGTCAGATGACGGAGAATGATCTGAACATGATTATCGAGGGCGCTAGCAAGTGCACAGATATAAATATCCGCGTTAACTGGAACCGCATGCTGGGCACGCTGGGTTCTCTGCTCTCAGAGCCCCTGGTTAAGACAATAGTGCTTTTCCTATTGACTTACTGTGCCCAGGAAGATGACCTGTGGGCTCTGTCTGAAGGACTCGATGCGCTAATGGACATTTTTGCCGTGGACGACTGGCCGCAGATCATCGCGGAGTTGGAGATGTGTGATCGTGTCCAGGCGCTAGAGGAGTTGTTCAAGTCTAAGATGCGGCAGCAGCGACGGGAGCTGAAGGAGCGACGAGCCACAGTTCAAACAGTGAAGACTAACTTTGCACGCTTTGTTTATTATCTTAATAAGAactgtaaaaaataaattaacctGACCACTAATTAAAGCCATTGTTTAGTTTCAGAGAAACTAAGAGTGAACAATACTTTTCAGTTCTTAAGCCTGCCAAAATATTTGTCGACGATAatagaaacagaaaaaatCTGTTAAATTTGTAACTTCCTAATTGTCATGccttttgtatttattaatattaaaatcgGCTCCCACCCACCTAAAAAAACTTTAATAGATTGATTGATTCTAAGAGCTAGAATGTAAAGCAAATTTAGTTTTCAAGTTAGTTTTAGTTTTCCATCTGTTGAATCAAGTCATTCAAAGTTTAATCTCTGATAAATTTTATTACTCTGGTACATTTTTACAACTTCGACTTTATCTCAGGCGGGTTCTTCTCGAGAACATTCTTCATTTCGAAAAAGGATTGCTCGAGGGTCTTGGCGAACTTCAAGTGATCCGTTATTGGGCAATGGCGCCAAGCGGATATGGCCAATATGATATCATTATCCCGAGGATTGTAGCAGCAGGCATAACCATCGTCAGTCGCCGGGCCGTAACCCATGAAAGCATCGTATTTAGTGGCTACCTGTGAGGTGGACATGCGGAAGTGACTCGACTTGACAAAGCCTGGAGACTTAAAGAACTCGGGAATAGGCTTGCTATGCTCCTGAGCCATCAGCTTCAGTCCAAGCAGGTGTCGATCAACACCCTTTCCCTGAAGAGCCAGCTTAGCATATGTCTGATGAGACACTACTGCCTCACGAAGCTTAGCGGCGCGTTCCTGATCGGTAGCATTTGGGTCCTGCATAGCGCGGGAAAATGCCAGGGATTCGTTGGAGCAAGAGCGTATGGTTTCGGTTCGTCCGCCGTCGAATATGCGCAGATGAGCCGACTCATATTGCGCCGGCGGTTCCGAGTGCATTCTGTAAAACGTAAATGTATTCGGCTGCATTAAAAATCTGTAGGAGGATCTAGTTACTTGTAGAAGGCGAGCTGAAGAGCCATCTGAACAAAGCTGTCCGGACCCAGACGCTGTTTCTTTATGAAATCCTTTCCGAAGCCGGTGAATTTCAGAACCTTCATTTGGAGAGCATCGGCAAGTTTGTCCACGTTTGCCTGGGCGACGTTCAAAGATTTCTCTAGACTTTTATTGCCCGAAGAGAACTGAATTTTCTGTGCGGGAGCAAAGTCCTGTGAGCCAGTTTGCCCGAAGCTAGGGTCTTCCTTCCTAAAATGAATAGAATTGGAGTTGCTTCGAACCGCATGTGCCCCATTCAACTTACATCTTTTGCACCACGTAGTCCATCATCATCGCAATGGGCTGGCCCTCAGCCGGCGAGTGCTCATAGGTGAATCCGACGTTTCCATTGGGGTTTACCACCAGCTGAATAGTCTTGTCCATCCAGCGGTTGCCGCTGTTCCTCTTGCTGCCACTGCCATGGATCAGCGATAGAATAAGTTCGTCAGTCTCTTCGCCGTCCTTTAGGCTAGTACCCTCATCGAGTGAGACGGTGAACAGAGCACTCTGTATGGTCTTGAGGGCGTCCCGGTTGCCAGGAGTCTCAGCCAGATACTCGTAGGCTTCGGCCCAATTGTCCCTGGAGTCGGTGGTCAGAATACCATAAGGTACTCCCACTTGCGTTTCCTTCAACAAGATATTCTCGAGTTGAGC of Drosophila mauritiana strain mau12 chromosome 3R, ASM438214v1, whole genome shotgun sequence contains these proteins:
- the LOC117144244 gene encoding uncharacterized protein LOC117144244; the protein is MFQPHSKHVQLCFVEMGKVRKVKTRTPSGVDTSAEIDVQSAGEAEGCGPIEAICVHLQQANVEEKLNGLHSFAVLALRKEKVPEIRDSELVRIAAPLLCDKESAIRNATAGAFRNLSVFGTEVCDFLVENDVLTALLTLVRSYDLNKSGFENELHADTFQQAIHLLRNLCESSPTATEALNQANFLSSLLLGFDYRKFGLEVAISVAQLVLVVSENNSSSWNVLASSTILPELLAAPTESHAQLYLSALAAGILCNVPACAAAHTREILNSLDKLLSIDPQAQLQSCKNEILNAKSKNEAPVLEISMETEEMTETQSANQSKPNQCDAEVALKNLEHLLDAQRLVAEIITNLGSSDEQSNWDTDSEHSESESVADYEMEDETADSGSGGLPPNFLETIKQNKVIEKLWQKAQPLQPAVENLVSQQENIKEKVAKLRVSYLICLQNLCNVLPAEDLGGCSNLYNMWMILGQQAFRGSEDVSVMEAITSLMRSSLSLLKSRKDLFGQMTENDLNMIIEGASKCTDINIRVNWNRMLGTLGSLLSEPLVKTIVLFLLTYCAQEDDLWALSEGLDALMDIFAVDDWPQIIAELEMCDRVQALEELFKSKMRQQRRELKERRATVQTVKTNFARFVYYLNKNCKK
- the LOC117144243 gene encoding carnitine O-acetyltransferase isoform X2 — its product is MYKYQSPTSERILEKPDAEMKFRGNGKLLWNLTKNSFAQQSPNGIAKKVLPASSYSTVQKTIPLEQPNLLKYHVLPLEETLNRFMTTVEPLLTPEEFQQQKGITSEFLKKQGRELQLLLEETGSKEKNWLAHRWLKAAYLTYRDPVTVFVSPGMTFPKQNFRDSRAFVDYTARVIYGLGEFNDMVHANQIPIVKMGKNELDNSQFGKVFGTCRIPRRGTDEIVYNPDSDYVVVIYKNHFYQLKIYSKEGKLIAAPCLAAQLENILLKETQVGVPYGILTTDSRDNWAEAYEYLAETPGNRDALKTIQSALFTVSLDEGTSLKDGEETDELILSLIHGSGSKRNSGNRWMDKTIQLVVNPNGNVGFTYEHSPAEGQPIAMMMDYVVQKMKEDPSFGQTGSQDFAPAQKIQFSSGNKSLEKSLNVAQANVDKLADALQMKVLKFTGFGKDFIKKQRLGPDSFVQMALQLAFYKMHSEPPAQYESAHLRIFDGGRTETIRSCSNESLAFSRAMQDPNATDQERAAKLREAVVSHQTYAKLALQGKGVDRHLLGLKLMAQEHSKPIPEFFKSPGFVKSSHFRMSTSQVATKYDAFMGYGPATDDGYACCYNPRDNDIILAISAWRHCPITDHLKFAKTLEQSFFEMKNVLEKNPPEIKSKL
- the LOC117144243 gene encoding carnitine O-acetyltransferase isoform X1 translates to MLIDRSKTRVSPTSERILEKPDAEMKFRGNGKLLWNLTKNSFAQQSPNGIAKKVLPASSYSTVQKTIPLEQPNLLKYHVLPLEETLNRFMTTVEPLLTPEEFQQQKGITSEFLKKQGRELQLLLEETGSKEKNWLAHRWLKAAYLTYRDPVTVFVSPGMTFPKQNFRDSRAFVDYTARVIYGLGEFNDMVHANQIPIVKMGKNELDNSQFGKVFGTCRIPRRGTDEIVYNPDSDYVVVIYKNHFYQLKIYSKEGKLIAAPCLAAQLENILLKETQVGVPYGILTTDSRDNWAEAYEYLAETPGNRDALKTIQSALFTVSLDEGTSLKDGEETDELILSLIHGSGSKRNSGNRWMDKTIQLVVNPNGNVGFTYEHSPAEGQPIAMMMDYVVQKMKEDPSFGQTGSQDFAPAQKIQFSSGNKSLEKSLNVAQANVDKLADALQMKVLKFTGFGKDFIKKQRLGPDSFVQMALQLAFYKMHSEPPAQYESAHLRIFDGGRTETIRSCSNESLAFSRAMQDPNATDQERAAKLREAVVSHQTYAKLALQGKGVDRHLLGLKLMAQEHSKPIPEFFKSPGFVKSSHFRMSTSQVATKYDAFMGYGPATDDGYACCYNPRDNDIILAISAWRHCPITDHLKFAKTLEQSFFEMKNVLEKNPPEIKSKL